A window of Lagenorhynchus albirostris chromosome 11, mLagAlb1.1, whole genome shotgun sequence contains these coding sequences:
- the LOC132529606 gene encoding tubulin alpha-1C chain-like yields the protein MRECISIHVGQAGVQIGNACWELYCLEHGIQPNGQMPSDKTIGGGDDSFNTFFSETGAGKHVPRAVFVDLEPTVIDEVRTGTYRQLFHPEQLITGKEDAANNYARGHYTIGKEVIDLVLDRVRKLADRCTGLQGFLVFRSFGGGTGSGFTSLLMERLSVDYGKKSKLEFSVYPAPQISTAVVEPYNSILTTHTTLEHSDCAFMVDNEAIYDICRRNLDIERPSYTNLNRLMSQIVSSITASLRFDGALNVDLTEFQTNLVPYPRIHFPLATYAPVISAEKAYHEQLTVAEITNSCFEPANQMVKCDPRHGKYMACCLLYRGDVVPKDVNAAIATIKTKRSIQFVDWCPTGFKVGINYQPPTVVPGGDLAKVQRAVCMLSNTTAIAEAWARLDHKFDLMYAKRAFVHWYVGEGMEEGEFSEAREDMAALEKDYEEVGADSVEGEEEDEEY from the exons CGTGAGTGCATCTCCATCCACGTTGGCCAGGCTGGTGTCCAGATCGGCAATGCCTGCTGGGAGCTCTACTGCCTGGAACACGGCATCCAGCCTAATGGCCAGATGCCAAGTGACAAGACTATTGGGGGAGGAGATGACTCCTTCAACACCTTCTTCAGTGAGACAGGCGCTGGCAAACATGTGCCCAGGGCAGTGTTTGTAGACCTGGAACCCACGGTCATTG ATGAAGTTCGCACTGGCACCTACCGCCAGCTCTTCCACCCCGAGCAGCTCATCACAGGCAAGGAAGATGCTGCCAATAACTATGCCCGAGGTCACTACACCATTGGCAAGGAGGTCATTGACCTCGTCTTGGACCGAGTTCGGAAACTG GCTGACCGGTGCACAGGCCTTCAGGGCTTCTTGGTTTTCCGCAGCTTTGGTGGGGGAACTGGTTCTGGGTTCACCTCCCTGCTGATGGAACGTCTCTCTGTCGATTATGGCAAGAAGTCCAAGCTGGAGTTCTCCGTTTACCCAGCCCCTCAGATTTCCACAGCTGTAGTTGAGCCCTACAACTCCATCCTCACCACCCACACCACCCTGGAGCACTCTGATTGTGCCTTCATGGTAGACAACGAGGCCATCTATGACATCTGTCGTAGAAACCTCGACATTGAGCGCCCATCATACACGAATCTTAACCGCCTTATGAGCCAGATTGTGTCCTCCATCACCGCTTCCCTGCGATTTGATGGAGCCCTGAATGTTGATCTGACAGAATTCCAGACCAACCTGGTGCCCTATCCCCGCATCCACTTCCCTCTGGCCACATATGCCCCTGTCATCTCTGCTGAGAAAGCCTACCATGAACAGCTTACTGTAGCAGAGATCACCAATTCTTGCTTTGAGCCAGCCAACCAGATGGTGAAATGCGACCCTCGCCATGGTAAATACATGGCTTGCTGCCTGTTGTACCGTGGCGATGTGGTTCCCAAAGATGTCAATGCTGCCATTGCCACCATCAAGACCAAGCGCAGCATCCAGTTTGTGGACTGGTGCCCCACTGGCTTCAAGGTTGGCATTAATTACCAGCCTCCCACTGTGGTACCTGGTGGAGACCTGGCCAAAGTACAGCGAGCTGTGTGCATGCTGAGCAACACCACAGCCATCGCTGAGGCCTGGGCTCGCCTGGACCACAAGTTTGACCTGATGTATGCCAAGCGTGCCTTTGTTCACTGGTACGTGGGTGAGGGCATGGAGGAAGGAGAGTTTTCTGAGGCCCGTGAGGACATGGCTGCCCTTGAGAAGGATTATGAGGAGGTTGGAGCTGATAGTgttgagggagaagaggaggatgaAGAATATTAA